The DNA window ACGGAAAATCGATTCCCCGGAGGGGGTGACGATCCTATCGGCGGCGATCATCGACGACGTGCTGGGAATCGTCATCCTGGCCGTGGTCCTGGGAACCATCCGCAGCGGGGAACTCAACCTGGGCCAGGCGGCCGTGATCGCGCTTCGCGCCGGCGTGGTCTGGATGGGCTTCATGGTCCTGGGCCTGGTCTTCTCGTCCCGGATCAGCCGTTCCCTCAAGCACCTGGGCGACAAGGTCGCGATTTCCGTGATGGGCCTGGCCCTGGCGCTGCTTCTGGCCGGCATCTTCGAAAAATCGGGCCTGGCCATGATCATCGGGGCCTACGTCATGGGGCTCACCCTCTCCAAAACCGATCTGGCTTTCATGATCCGGGACAACCTCGTCGTCCTCTACCGGTTCTTCATCCCCGTTTTCTTCTGCGTGATGGGCATGCTCGTCAACCCCGGGGACATCCTCGACCGCAGGATCCTGCTCTTCTCCCTCGTGTATTCCGCGGGGGCCATCCTGGCCAAGCTGATCGGCTGCGGACTGCCCGCCTTCTTTTTCGACTTCAACCGCCGCGGCGCCGCCCGGATCGGGATGGGGATGGTCCCCCGGGGCGAAGTCGCCATGATCGTGGCCGGCATCGGGTTGGCCGAGGGCATTCTCGGCCAGGAAGCCTTCGCGGTGGCGGTGGTCATGACCTTCGTCACCACCCTGGTGCCTCCCCCCTTCTTCGCCCGGATGTTCGATTCGGCGGCCGCCGGACTGCGCCGGGAGATCAGTTACAAACCGGAGCGGGAACACCTCTCCTTCTCCGTTCCCAACCCGGAGACGGCCGACCTGCTCATGGACAAGATCCTGGGCGCTTTCCGCCTGGAAGGGTTTTTCATCCACCGCCCCGACCTGCGCCGGCAGGTGTTCCAGGTCAGGAAGGACAGCACCTTCATCACCGTCCGGCAACTCCCGGGCCGGATCGAATTCGACTGCCGCCGGGAGGACCTCGCCTTCGTCCACACCCTGGTCTACGAGGTCCTGGCCGAACTGGAGCGGCTGATGCGCCACCTGCAGGGGATCTCCGACCGGGAGAAGATCGGCCAGGAGATCTTCAACCCCGCCACCTGCCCCCTGGTCCCCAACGGCGAACGGGGGAAGCTGGCCCGCTATTTCCGGCCGGAAACGGTCACGGCCGATCTTTCCGGGAAAACCAAGGAAGAAGTGCTGGAGGAACTGCTGGCTCTTTTCGTCCGGGCCCGGCTGCTGGAACCGGCCCGGGAGAAGAACGTTCTCAAGGAGCTCATGGAGCGGGAAAAGGACATGTCCACGGGCATGCAGGAGGGCATCGCCCTTCCCCACGTGCGCACGGCCGACGTCGACCGGATCGCCTGCGCCCTGGGGGTGTCCCGGAAGGGGGTCGACTTCGCGGCGCTGGACGGCAAGCCCTCGCGGATCTTCATCGCCACCCTGATCCCGGCGGAATCGCCGGAGCCCTACCTGCAGCTTATGGCCGGAATCGGCCAGTTCCTGGCCAACCCCGACAACCGCAAGCGGCTCCTGGCCTGCCGCACCGACGAAGAACTCTATGAGATCATTCGGCTCATTTAGTGGAGCGGCGGCGGCGGCGCTGGCGGCGGCCTGGCTGGGGACGGCGGCCGCCGCCGAAGTCGCCGTCGGCGTCCGCGACGGGCTCTACACCGTCGAAGCCGAGAACGCCCCCCTGGGAGAAATCGTGCGCGCCCTGGCGGAACGAGCCGGGCTGGAGTGCCGCCTGTACGGGAACCTCTCCCGGCCGGTGACGGCTCAGATCGAGTCCCTCACCCTGGAGGAAACCCTGCAGCGGCTGGGCGCCGCCTACGGGATCGTCTACCGCCGCGGCCCCGGCGAAGAGCCGGTCCCGGTTTCCCTGGCGCTGCTGCAGGACCGCCGGGGCCCCTCCCCGGCGCCCCGCTGGACGCGGACGCTGGAGTATGGGAAGGACCCGCAGGGAGTGGGGGTGCTCGACCGGCCCGAGACCGAACGCCGGGGGCCGGAATCGTTCGCGGTCGGACCCGACGGAAGCGTCTACCTCTGCGACACGGTCAACGGGCGCATCCTGGTCGTCCCCCCGGCCCCCGGAGCGCTGCGGGAATTTCCGGTGCCCGGGACCCCGGTCGACGTCGCCTGCTCGGAAGATGCGATCCTGGTCCTGGAAGGGAGAACGGGCGCGCTTCTGAGCTACGCCCCCGACGGCACGCTCCGGGCCGAGCAGCTGATTCCCCCGGACGTTCTCCGGGAACGGATGAGCCTGGAGAGCGGACCCGACGGGCCCTTCATCCGGACCCGGGACGGGGAGGAGCGGCTTCTGGACCCGGCCCGGAAGCCTCCCGTGTCTTCCCTTCCGGCAATCCAGGCTCGAATCGGAAAGGGAGGGACCGCCCTGATCTCCTGGAGCGAGGGCACGGACCGGCGGGAGGCGGTGTTTAGGACCGGACGGATTCTCTCCGTGGCCCCCCTGGGCCGCGACGGCGGAGGCAACCTCTACATCCAGGTCGAACGCGCCGGGGAAGGGGGGAGCGGGGTGGACCTGGGGGTTATGAAACTCTCTCCGGAGGGAGCTATCCTTGATTCTCTGGATCGAATCCCCAATAATTACGGCAACTGGACCGCCCGTCTCCTCGCCCTCGGACCCGGCGGAGAAGTCTGCCAGGTTCTTCCCGGCCCCGACCGGGTGGCGGTCAACTGCTGGAACTGGCGCCGAAAGACCGAGGAGCCCGAACTGCCGTGAAAAAAAACATCGTTCTTTTCCTGGCCCTGCTCTGGACGAGGCCGGCCCTCCCCTGGTCGGGGGAGACCTGGGGGGACACGACCCGGGGCGAGATCGTGCGCCGGGCGGAGATCATGATGGACCTGGTCTGGTCCCCCCACCGGGCCGTCCGCAACTACGGCTACCCGACCGAGGTCTACCACACCTTCAACTCCTATACCGACTACACCGGCCTGGCCTACTCCCAGAACAACCCCCAGGAAGACTGGTCCGAATTCACCGCCGCCATGGAGGCGCTCGAGTTCAACTCCGGCAGCACCGTGTACGTCACCGCCTCCTCCCTGAACATGCGGGACGGCCCGGGAACCGGGTTCAGCGTTCTCACCACCCTGGTCGAGGGCTCGACCGGGACGGTCCTCTCCGACTTCAACAACGGGACCCAGCCGGCCGGGAGCAGCTTCCACTGGTACTGCACGCAGTTCTCCGCGCAGACCGGATGGTGCGCGGCCTGGTCCGACTCCGCCGATTACCTGGCCCTCTACGACACCGCCGGCTATTCTCCGGGAATCGGCAACGACTGCTCCGGTTTCGCCAGCATCTGCTGGACCCTTCCCTCCCGCTATACCACCGTCACCTTCGAAACCGACGCCACCAGCGCCGGCGGTTACGTCGACAGCCTCGGCAACATCGGGGATTGCGCCACCGCCGGGTTGATCGTCGGGGACGCCTGCGACAAGTCCGGCAGCCACATCATCCTCTTCAACCGGGACCTGGGCGGGGGCCAGATGGAGTCGATGGAACAGACCCCCTGGACCGCCTACCGCAGGACCTGGTACTGGTCCTCCCTCGCCGACTACCGCCCCATGCGGCGGCGGCAGCTGATCACCTCCCCCACCCCGCCGGTCGTCACCCCCACCCCGGTCCCGGCCACCCCGACTCCCGTGCCCGCCACGCCCGCTCCCACCGCCGTACCCGAAACCCCGACGCCGGCGCCCACGGCCGCCCCCACTTCCAGCCCCGTTCCCAGCCCGACGGCGGTCTGCGCCGAGGTCCTCCCGATCGCGGAGGGCTTCGACGGCTTCGACGCCGGGACCCGGCCCGACTGCTGGACGTTTTCGGGATGCGACGCCGACTCCGACACCTACACCTCGTCCGGCAACTACGGCCAGGCCGTCCCCTCCCTCAAGCTCGACCTAACCGGCGACACCGTCACCACCCCCTCGTTCGAGGAGGCCCGGCGGCTCTCCTTCTGGTTCAAGGGGGTCGGCGTCGACGGCACCAGTTCGCTTCTGGTCGAGGAACGCTATGCCGGGGCCTGGCGGACGTTGACCGACCTGCAGGGAGGGCTTCCCACCACCGGCACCGTCCGCACCTTCGCCCTCGATCCGGCCACGGCGCAGATCCGCTTTGTTTACGACAAGAGCGAGGGAAACCTGGCGCTCGACGACGTCTTCATCGGCCCGACCACCACAACCACAACCACCGTCGCGCCCACGACGACCGCCACCACCGCCGCGCCCACGACAACAACCACGACGACCACCACGACGACCACGACCGCCTTGGCCGGGACCGCCACCCCCACGCCGACCTGCTCCGTTTCGGTCCCCACCCGGACCCCGACCCCGAGCGCTACGCCGACGGAACCACCCACGCCGTCGCCGTCCGCGACGCCGGTTCCGGGAACCCCGACCCCGGCTCCGACCGCCACCGCGGTTCCTGCTTCCCCCACCCCGGTCGAATGT is part of the bacterium genome and encodes:
- a CDS encoding SH3 domain-containing protein, whose protein sequence is MKKNIVLFLALLWTRPALPWSGETWGDTTRGEIVRRAEIMMDLVWSPHRAVRNYGYPTEVYHTFNSYTDYTGLAYSQNNPQEDWSEFTAAMEALEFNSGSTVYVTASSLNMRDGPGTGFSVLTTLVEGSTGTVLSDFNNGTQPAGSSFHWYCTQFSAQTGWCAAWSDSADYLALYDTAGYSPGIGNDCSGFASICWTLPSRYTTVTFETDATSAGGYVDSLGNIGDCATAGLIVGDACDKSGSHIILFNRDLGGGQMESMEQTPWTAYRRTWYWSSLADYRPMRRRQLITSPTPPVVTPTPVPATPTPVPATPAPTAVPETPTPAPTAAPTSSPVPSPTAVCAEVLPIAEGFDGFDAGTRPDCWTFSGCDADSDTYTSSGNYGQAVPSLKLDLTGDTVTTPSFEEARRLSFWFKGVGVDGTSSLLVEERYAGAWRTLTDLQGGLPTTGTVRTFALDPATAQIRFVYDKSEGNLALDDVFIGPTTTTTTTVAPTTTATTAAPTTTTTTTTTTTTTALAGTATPTPTCSVSVPTRTPTPSATPTEPPTPSPSATPVPGTPTPAPTATAVPASPTPVECSSIVEGFDGFDTGTRPSGWEFVGCDQDSDTYTDAG
- a CDS encoding cation:proton antiporter; translated protein: MNYSGRITAAAALLLVPARWAAAAVPGEEGIVGRMAILVFQIALILFAAWLGGQLFNRFNLPSVIGELASGMVIGPYLLGSIALPGFAHGLFPLHGGFPVSPELYGFATVASIVLLFLVGLETDIDIFRRFAAAGSGIGIGGVAASFVLGDLTAVLFSRDVFGVTMGFADPVPLFLGVISTATSVGISARILTEKRKIDSPEGVTILSAAIIDDVLGIVILAVVLGTIRSGELNLGQAAVIALRAGVVWMGFMVLGLVFSSRISRSLKHLGDKVAISVMGLALALLLAGIFEKSGLAMIIGAYVMGLTLSKTDLAFMIRDNLVVLYRFFIPVFFCVMGMLVNPGDILDRRILLFSLVYSAGAILAKLIGCGLPAFFFDFNRRGAARIGMGMVPRGEVAMIVAGIGLAEGILGQEAFAVAVVMTFVTTLVPPPFFARMFDSAAAGLRREISYKPEREHLSFSVPNPETADLLMDKILGAFRLEGFFIHRPDLRRQVFQVRKDSTFITVRQLPGRIEFDCRREDLAFVHTLVYEVLAELERLMRHLQGISDREKIGQEIFNPATCPLVPNGERGKLARYFRPETVTADLSGKTKEEVLEELLALFVRARLLEPAREKNVLKELMEREKDMSTGMQEGIALPHVRTADVDRIACALGVSRKGVDFAALDGKPSRIFIATLIPAESPEPYLQLMAGIGQFLANPDNRKRLLACRTDEELYEIIRLI